The Corallococcus exiguus genome has a window encoding:
- a CDS encoding ArnT family glycosyltransferase, producing the protein MTGRPATREEKFTALALWVLAFAALWSTEAAVGFTRDESVYFAAAEGYSQWFRLLLHSPAQAFTDSAIVRSWDYNHEHPALMKTLFGLSHLLFHDTLGVMRDATAYRLPAFAMAALVPALCFLLGSALYGRTAGWFAALSFLLVPRQYFNAELACFDMPVAAMWLLVVYCFWRALESTRWGVACGVAFGLALATKHNALFLPFVLSPFALWRAWQASEGNPEARVRLFRFVGLFVAVAVLYGLLVVFLGGPAGFQQKFLLLSPHTLFFVGLAVGCAVLLRELRRVSLPVTQALVPLAAMAVLGPVLFYLHWPYLWHAPVDRTAWYLAFHATHNHYAWFYLGTLMRGPPFPLSYVLVKTALTVPTSLFAPMVTGFVALVGRALLSVSERTRDWVRMPTAAEALVGVNAVTSILIISHPQVPHFGGVKHWFPSMPFLGILAGAAVARGCFALWEVLKARRPSVSPLAVTVPVFALLMAPALLGLVRVFPYGTAAYSELAGGLPGSATLGMQRQFWSSHVTGVLPWINEHAKQGARVYLHEVNGFSFRDYQRNGMLRADVRAVNSPFDADIVAYQYHQEFREHEFLTWQAFGTRTPVTGLYLDETPQVIVYQRPE; encoded by the coding sequence ATGACCGGACGCCCCGCCACGCGCGAGGAGAAGTTCACGGCCCTGGCGCTGTGGGTGCTGGCGTTCGCGGCGCTGTGGAGCACGGAAGCCGCCGTGGGCTTCACGCGCGACGAGAGCGTCTACTTCGCGGCGGCGGAGGGCTATTCGCAGTGGTTCCGGCTGCTGCTGCACTCGCCCGCGCAGGCGTTCACGGACAGCGCCATCGTGCGCTCGTGGGACTACAACCACGAGCACCCGGCGCTGATGAAGACGCTGTTCGGGTTGAGCCACCTGCTCTTCCACGACACGCTGGGCGTGATGCGCGACGCGACGGCCTACCGGCTGCCCGCGTTCGCGATGGCGGCGCTGGTGCCCGCGCTGTGCTTCCTCCTGGGCAGCGCGCTGTACGGCCGCACCGCGGGGTGGTTCGCCGCCCTCTCCTTCCTGCTGGTGCCGCGCCAGTACTTCAACGCGGAGCTGGCGTGCTTCGACATGCCGGTGGCCGCGATGTGGCTGCTCGTCGTGTACTGCTTCTGGCGCGCGCTGGAGAGCACCCGCTGGGGCGTCGCGTGCGGCGTGGCGTTCGGCCTGGCCCTCGCCACGAAGCACAACGCCCTCTTCCTGCCGTTCGTGCTGTCGCCGTTCGCGCTGTGGCGCGCGTGGCAGGCAAGCGAAGGCAACCCCGAGGCCCGCGTGCGGCTCTTCCGCTTCGTGGGGCTCTTCGTCGCGGTGGCGGTGCTGTACGGCCTGCTGGTGGTGTTCCTGGGCGGGCCCGCCGGGTTCCAGCAGAAGTTCCTCCTCCTGAGCCCGCACACGCTGTTCTTCGTGGGGCTCGCGGTGGGCTGCGCGGTGCTGCTGAGGGAGCTGCGGCGCGTCAGCCTGCCGGTGACGCAGGCGCTGGTTCCGCTGGCGGCCATGGCGGTGCTGGGCCCCGTCCTCTTCTACCTGCACTGGCCCTACCTCTGGCACGCGCCGGTGGACCGCACTGCGTGGTACCTGGCCTTCCACGCGACGCACAACCACTACGCCTGGTTCTACCTGGGCACGTTGATGCGAGGGCCGCCCTTCCCGCTCAGCTACGTGCTGGTGAAGACGGCGCTGACGGTGCCCACCAGCCTCTTCGCGCCCATGGTGACGGGCTTCGTGGCGCTCGTGGGCCGCGCGCTGCTCAGCGTGAGTGAACGCACGCGCGACTGGGTGCGGATGCCCACGGCGGCGGAGGCGCTGGTGGGCGTCAACGCGGTGACGTCCATCCTCATCATCAGCCACCCGCAGGTGCCGCACTTCGGCGGCGTGAAGCACTGGTTCCCGTCCATGCCCTTCCTGGGCATCCTCGCGGGCGCGGCGGTGGCGCGCGGGTGCTTCGCGCTGTGGGAGGTGCTGAAGGCGCGGCGGCCCTCCGTGTCACCGCTGGCGGTGACGGTGCCGGTGTTCGCGCTGCTCATGGCGCCCGCGCTGCTGGGGCTGGTGCGGGTGTTCCCGTACGGCACGGCGGCGTACTCGGAGCTGGCGGGCGGGCTGCCGGGCTCGGCGACGCTGGGGATGCAGCGGCAGTTCTGGTCCAGCCACGTCACCGGCGTGCTGCCGTGGATCAACGAACACGCGAAGCAGGGCGCGCGCGTCTACCTGCACGAGGTGAACGGCTTCTCGTTCCGCGACTACCAGCGCAACGGCATGCTGCGCGCGGACGTGCGAGCGGTGAACAGCCCGTTCGACGCGGACATCGTCGCGTACCAGTACCACCAGGAGTTCCGCGAGCACGAGTTCCTCACGTGGCAGGCCTTCGGCACGCGCACGCCGGTCACCGGGCTGTACCTGGACGAAACGCCGCAGGTCATCGTCTACCAACGCCCGGAGTAG
- a CDS encoding ATP-dependent DNA helicase, which yields MKAMLKKMVVAVALVASSPVMAADFHAATPLVSRQDQSRMERERQERERQERERQARLERERQERERQARLERERQERERQARVARERQERERQARLERERQERERQARLERERQERERLARLERSRYGGGWLN from the coding sequence ATGAAGGCGATGCTCAAGAAGATGGTGGTGGCTGTGGCGCTCGTCGCGAGCTCCCCGGTGATGGCGGCCGACTTCCACGCCGCCACCCCCCTCGTGAGCCGCCAGGACCAGTCCCGCATGGAGCGCGAGCGACAGGAGCGGGAACGGCAGGAGCGCGAGCGGCAGGCGCGGCTGGAGCGGGAACGGCAGGAGCGCGAGCGTCAGGCCCGGTTGGAGCGCGAGCGGCAGGAGCGCGAGCGTCAGGCGCGGGTGGCGCGCGAGCGGCAGGAGCGGGAGCGGCAGGCGCGGCTGGAGCGGGAACGGCAGGAACGCGAGCGGCAGGCCCGGCTGGAGCGCGAGCGGCAGGAGCGGGAGCGCCTGGCCCGGCTGGAGCGCAGCCGCTACGGCGGTGGGTGGCTGAACTAG
- a CDS encoding ATP-dependent DNA helicase: MKAMLKKMVVAVALVASSPVMAADYHGASPFVSRQDQARMERERHERERTARLERERQERARMERERQARLERERKERARMERERQARLERERLERERQARMERERKEHERLARLERERQERERLARRDSHYRGGWVN, encoded by the coding sequence ATGAAGGCGATGCTCAAGAAGATGGTGGTGGCTGTGGCGCTGGTCGCGAGCTCCCCGGTGATGGCGGCGGACTACCACGGCGCCTCCCCCTTCGTGAGCCGTCAGGACCAGGCTCGCATGGAGCGCGAACGGCACGAGCGGGAGCGGACGGCGCGGCTGGAGCGCGAACGGCAGGAGCGGGCGCGGATGGAGCGCGAGCGTCAGGCCCGGCTGGAGCGTGAGCGCAAGGAGCGAGCGCGGATGGAGCGGGAGCGTCAGGCCCGGTTGGAGCGCGAGCGGTTGGAGCGGGAACGGCAGGCTCGGATGGAGCGGGAGCGCAAGGAGCACGAGCGTCTGGCCCGGCTGGAGCGCGAGCGTCAGGAGCGGGAGCGGTTGGCGCGGCGCGACTCGCACTACCGGGGCGGCTGGGTGAACTAG
- a CDS encoding iron-containing alcohol dehydrogenase has protein sequence MKPFDIPSEPRVTEMAWPTRIVFGAGALQKLPAHAARLNMKRPLLVTDAGVVKAGLAARVADVLKGAGLECAVFDRVEPNPTERDVFAGLEAYRAHKADGIVALGGGSALDAGKLVQLLTTHEPPLSRYDDAKGGDQYVRDDLPPLIAIPTTAGTGSEVGRSGVVTLADTGRKTVIFSPHLLPKAAVIDPELTLGLPPSVTAATGMDALTHCIEAYVANGFHPLADAVAIDGVMRVGRSLVTAVREGRDLAARTDMMVAAMEGAMAFQKGLGASHALAHALTPISNVPHGLANAIVLPAVMEFNRAACTARLARIATALGDTSNAREEVLAANAIDRVRKLAASVGIPTRLREAGVQEKDLEHIAQKAFQDASHQGNPRTVTEADLLAMAREAY, from the coding sequence ATGAAACCTTTCGACATTCCCTCCGAGCCGCGTGTCACGGAGATGGCGTGGCCCACGCGCATCGTGTTCGGCGCGGGCGCGCTCCAGAAGCTGCCCGCGCACGCGGCGCGGTTGAACATGAAGCGCCCGTTGCTGGTGACGGACGCGGGTGTGGTGAAGGCGGGCCTCGCCGCGCGCGTGGCGGACGTGCTCAAGGGCGCGGGCCTGGAGTGCGCGGTGTTCGACCGCGTGGAGCCCAACCCGACGGAGCGCGACGTGTTCGCGGGCCTGGAGGCGTACCGCGCGCACAAGGCGGATGGCATCGTCGCCCTGGGCGGTGGCAGCGCGCTGGACGCGGGCAAGCTGGTGCAACTGCTCACCACGCACGAGCCGCCGCTCAGCCGCTACGACGACGCGAAGGGCGGCGACCAGTACGTGCGCGACGACCTGCCTCCGCTCATCGCCATTCCGACGACGGCGGGCACGGGCTCTGAAGTCGGGCGCTCGGGCGTGGTGACGCTGGCGGACACGGGCCGCAAGACGGTCATCTTCAGCCCGCACCTGCTGCCGAAGGCGGCCGTCATCGACCCGGAGCTGACGCTGGGCCTGCCCCCGTCCGTCACGGCGGCCACGGGCATGGACGCGCTCACCCACTGCATCGAGGCGTATGTCGCCAATGGCTTCCATCCGCTCGCGGACGCGGTGGCCATCGACGGGGTGATGCGCGTGGGGCGCTCGCTGGTGACGGCGGTGAGGGAGGGCCGCGACCTGGCTGCGCGCACGGACATGATGGTGGCCGCGATGGAGGGCGCCATGGCCTTCCAGAAGGGCCTGGGCGCGAGCCACGCGCTGGCGCACGCGCTCACGCCCATCTCCAACGTGCCGCACGGTCTGGCGAACGCCATCGTCCTGCCCGCGGTGATGGAGTTCAACCGCGCGGCCTGCACGGCGCGGCTGGCGCGCATCGCCACGGCGCTGGGGGACACGTCCAACGCGCGCGAGGAGGTGCTCGCGGCGAACGCCATCGACCGCGTGCGCAAGCTGGCGGCGTCCGTGGGGATTCCGACGCGGCTGCGCGAAGCGGGCGTGCAGGAGAAGGACCTGGAGCACATCGCGCAGAAGGCCTTCCAGGACGCATCCCACCAGGGGAATCCGCGCACCGTGACGGAGGCGGATCTGCTGGCCATGGCCCGCGAGGCGTACTGA
- a CDS encoding glutamine synthetase family protein: MPSRPKAKVLTHPAMARRARAKERSEGGPRAVPGQQGDMDSLRRWMDEKGVRKVKVGAIDMDGVWRGKYISLEKFYSAAKSGLGFCDVVFGWDLGDELLDNTKVTGWHTGYPDTPAKVDLSTARIIPWEPDTAAFLLDFVNPDGTPFEASPRQLLQKMGQRARKLGFLPKFGAEYEFFLFKEGPQSLHEKGFKNLTPLTPGMFGYSWLRTSMNAPLVHALIDGCNAYGLNIEGFHTETGPGVFEAAIRYDTLELAADRAALFKTVVKEICAKHGVSACFMAKVDPKLPGCSGHVHQSLWNLKEEENLFHDPSQKHGMSKLMRHYIGGQVALMPELTALYWPTINSYKRSVENTWAPTTATWGLENRTCAIRVIGDSGKSMRIEYRQLGADMNAYIGMAVSLAAGLWGIENEIEPPAPVLSNAYEAKNTKPLPRTLKDAVALLKNSERAHEILGEGFVDHFVRTREWEVRQYERAVTSWELERYLELI, encoded by the coding sequence ATGCCGTCGCGTCCCAAGGCCAAGGTGCTCACCCATCCGGCGATGGCCCGCCGGGCTCGCGCGAAGGAGCGGAGCGAGGGAGGGCCGCGAGCGGTGCCCGGACAGCAGGGGGACATGGACTCCCTGCGCCGGTGGATGGACGAGAAGGGCGTCCGCAAGGTGAAGGTGGGCGCCATCGACATGGATGGCGTCTGGCGCGGCAAGTACATCTCGCTGGAGAAGTTCTACAGCGCCGCGAAGAGTGGCCTGGGCTTCTGCGACGTCGTCTTCGGCTGGGACCTGGGCGACGAGCTGTTGGACAACACGAAGGTGACGGGCTGGCACACGGGCTACCCGGACACGCCCGCGAAGGTGGACCTGTCCACCGCGCGCATCATCCCGTGGGAGCCGGACACCGCGGCGTTCCTGCTGGACTTCGTGAACCCGGACGGCACGCCCTTCGAGGCGAGCCCGCGCCAGCTGCTCCAGAAGATGGGCCAGCGTGCGCGCAAGCTGGGCTTCCTGCCCAAGTTCGGCGCGGAGTACGAGTTCTTCCTCTTCAAGGAAGGCCCTCAGAGCCTGCATGAGAAGGGCTTCAAGAACCTCACGCCGCTGACGCCGGGCATGTTCGGCTACTCGTGGCTGCGCACGTCCATGAACGCGCCGCTGGTGCACGCGCTCATCGACGGGTGCAACGCGTACGGGCTCAACATCGAGGGCTTCCACACGGAGACGGGCCCCGGCGTCTTCGAGGCCGCCATCCGCTACGACACGCTGGAGCTGGCGGCGGACCGCGCGGCGCTCTTCAAGACGGTGGTGAAGGAGATCTGCGCGAAGCACGGCGTGTCCGCGTGCTTCATGGCGAAGGTGGATCCGAAGCTGCCGGGCTGCTCCGGCCACGTGCACCAGTCGCTGTGGAACCTGAAGGAGGAGGAGAACCTCTTCCACGACCCGTCGCAGAAGCACGGGATGAGCAAGCTGATGCGGCACTACATCGGCGGGCAGGTGGCGCTGATGCCGGAGCTGACGGCGCTCTACTGGCCCACCATCAACAGCTACAAGCGCAGCGTGGAGAACACCTGGGCGCCCACCACCGCGACGTGGGGCCTGGAGAACCGCACCTGCGCCATCCGCGTCATCGGTGACAGCGGCAAGTCCATGCGCATCGAGTACCGCCAGCTGGGCGCGGACATGAACGCGTACATCGGCATGGCGGTGAGCCTGGCCGCGGGCCTGTGGGGCATCGAGAACGAAATCGAGCCGCCCGCGCCCGTGCTGTCCAATGCCTACGAGGCGAAGAACACGAAGCCGCTGCCCCGCACCCTGAAGGACGCGGTGGCCCTCTTGAAAAACAGCGAGCGAGCCCACGAAATCCTGGGCGAGGGCTTCGTGGATCATTTCGTGCGCACCCGCGAGTGGGAGGTGCGCCAGTACGAGCGGGCGGTCACCTCCTGGGAACTGGAGCGCTACCTTGAGCTCATCTGA
- a CDS encoding aldehyde dehydrogenase family protein: protein MTDARSLTPKLPVLKLLIDGQQVDPIEGGTFAVVNPATGQKIADVPAGTAADVDRAVKAARRAFESGPWGKMTGRERGKLIRKLADLLYERREEFALVESLNNGKTFKDAIRGDVAPASATLANFADMASTITGEVLPVDGPFHTYALKEPVGVVGAIVPWNYPTCMLGWKLGPALAAGCTVVVKPSEYTPLTALKLGALALEAGFPPGVINIITGLGDPAGEAIARHPDVDKISFTGSGRTARRLLQASAASNLKKLTLELGGKSPQIIFPDADFARAVEACFWGIFGNKGETCNAGSRVLVHQDAYEAFVAKLAEKARTMKVGDPLDVSTEMGALVSQKQMDVVLGYIESGKQQGAKLLAGGGRDTEGFKAKGCFVKPTIFGDVKPDMKIAQEEIFGPVLSCLRFRDDAEAIAMANSTQYGLAASIWTGDVAKAHALAKQVKSGVVWINCFNEFDDAAPFGGYKESGWGKDLGHHALDGYLQTKAVWTKLPSP, encoded by the coding sequence ATGACCGACGCTCGTTCGCTCACTCCCAAGCTCCCTGTGCTCAAGCTGCTCATCGACGGGCAGCAGGTGGACCCCATCGAAGGGGGCACCTTCGCGGTGGTGAATCCCGCCACCGGCCAGAAGATCGCGGACGTGCCCGCGGGCACCGCCGCGGACGTGGACCGCGCGGTGAAGGCCGCGCGCCGCGCCTTCGAATCCGGGCCGTGGGGGAAGATGACCGGCCGCGAGCGCGGCAAGCTCATCCGCAAGCTGGCGGACCTGCTCTACGAGCGCCGCGAGGAGTTCGCGCTCGTCGAGTCGCTGAACAACGGCAAGACGTTCAAGGACGCCATCCGGGGTGACGTGGCGCCGGCCTCCGCGACGCTCGCGAACTTCGCGGACATGGCCAGCACCATCACGGGCGAGGTGCTGCCCGTGGACGGCCCCTTCCACACCTACGCGCTCAAGGAGCCGGTGGGCGTGGTGGGCGCCATCGTGCCGTGGAACTACCCCACGTGCATGCTGGGCTGGAAGCTGGGGCCCGCGCTGGCCGCCGGCTGCACGGTGGTGGTGAAGCCATCCGAGTACACGCCGCTCACCGCGCTGAAGCTGGGCGCGCTGGCGCTGGAGGCGGGCTTCCCGCCCGGCGTCATCAACATCATCACCGGCCTGGGTGACCCCGCGGGTGAAGCCATCGCCCGGCACCCGGACGTGGACAAGATTTCGTTCACCGGCTCTGGCCGCACCGCGCGCCGGCTGCTCCAGGCGTCCGCCGCGAGCAACCTGAAGAAGCTGACGCTGGAGCTGGGCGGCAAGAGCCCGCAGATCATCTTCCCGGACGCGGACTTCGCCCGCGCGGTGGAGGCGTGCTTCTGGGGCATCTTCGGCAACAAGGGTGAGACCTGCAACGCGGGCAGCCGCGTGCTGGTGCACCAGGACGCCTACGAGGCCTTCGTCGCGAAGCTCGCGGAGAAGGCGCGCACGATGAAGGTGGGCGACCCGCTGGACGTGTCCACGGAGATGGGCGCGCTGGTGAGCCAGAAGCAGATGGACGTGGTGCTGGGCTACATCGAGAGCGGCAAGCAGCAGGGCGCGAAGCTGCTCGCGGGCGGTGGCCGCGACACGGAGGGCTTCAAGGCGAAGGGCTGCTTCGTGAAGCCCACCATCTTCGGCGACGTGAAGCCGGACATGAAGATTGCCCAGGAGGAGATTTTCGGCCCGGTGCTCAGCTGCCTGCGCTTCCGCGACGACGCGGAGGCCATCGCGATGGCGAACAGCACGCAGTACGGCCTGGCCGCGTCCATCTGGACGGGCGATGTCGCGAAGGCCCACGCGCTGGCGAAGCAGGTGAAGAGCGGCGTGGTGTGGATCAACTGCTTCAACGAGTTCGACGACGCGGCGCCCTTCGGTGGCTACAAGGAGTCCGGTTGGGGCAAGGACCTGGGCCACCACGCGCTGGATGGTTACCTCCAGACCAAGGCCGTGTGGACGAAGTTGCCGTCTCCCTGA
- a CDS encoding glutamine amidotransferase, giving the protein MTRQPAPMKNVLLLKAGDAATSVQLSVGDYERWFLQTIGLSGQRFDILPVHKGAPLPKDAKGYDAVMMTGSPLSVTQREPWMERAGAFMVEAGEQGIPVLGVCFGQQLLAEAYGGKVSRNPNGRETGTVEVTLSPQGRADPLFTGLPERFTVQQTHEDIVSRLPEGAMVLAGNANTANQALAFRPNVRGVQFHPEMPTDAMRAIILAREDTLESLGREKGIPEGEYVPRLLSGITPTPHAHRVLMNFLEHFT; this is encoded by the coding sequence ATGACGCGGCAACCTGCCCCCATGAAGAACGTCCTCCTGCTGAAAGCCGGCGACGCGGCGACCTCCGTCCAGCTCTCCGTGGGCGACTATGAGCGGTGGTTTCTGCAAACCATTGGACTGTCCGGTCAGCGCTTCGACATCCTTCCCGTGCACAAGGGCGCGCCCCTGCCGAAGGACGCGAAGGGCTACGACGCGGTGATGATGACGGGCTCGCCCCTGTCGGTGACGCAGCGCGAGCCGTGGATGGAGCGCGCGGGCGCCTTCATGGTGGAGGCGGGCGAGCAGGGCATCCCCGTGCTCGGCGTGTGCTTTGGTCAACAGCTGCTCGCGGAGGCCTACGGCGGCAAGGTGTCGCGCAACCCCAACGGCCGCGAGACGGGCACCGTGGAGGTGACGCTCTCACCCCAAGGGCGCGCGGATCCGCTGTTCACCGGCCTGCCGGAGCGCTTCACCGTGCAGCAGACCCACGAGGACATCGTCTCCCGCCTGCCGGAAGGCGCCATGGTGCTCGCGGGCAACGCCAACACTGCGAACCAGGCGCTCGCGTTCCGGCCCAACGTGCGCGGCGTGCAGTTCCACCCGGAGATGCCCACGGACGCCATGCGCGCGATCATCCTCGCTCGCGAGGACACGCTGGAGTCGCTCGGGCGGGAGAAGGGCATCCCCGAGGGCGAGTACGTCCCCCGGCTGTTGTCCGGCATCACCCCGACGCCGCACGCGCACCGGGTGCTGATGAACTTCCTCGAACACTTCACCTGA
- a CDS encoding esterase/lipase family protein has product MNPFVMQYRKLKCQLKYLASYVDLDPRGNQVVRRTDFKRCQRPVLLLHGFFSTRRVLEVLEHRLRREGYCVWSIHLGGTMDRFNTHRIDELARKVQGKVDRLYERHPGMGPLTIIGHSKGGLIGTYYVKRLGGDTRVKSLITLGTPHRGTRMAYLGCATLGWFSRSMWQLTPTSRFIKGLGVGAFPRHVRLTSIYSRDDVIAPYPSSVLDVDGQPNVFNVELSGVVPHGELLTRRAVWEVIQRELALGYADRLVAAPVAALPLPPLPVALPAAASP; this is encoded by the coding sequence ATGAATCCGTTCGTGATGCAGTACCGGAAGCTGAAGTGCCAGCTGAAGTACCTGGCCAGCTACGTGGATCTGGATCCACGCGGCAACCAGGTCGTGCGCCGCACGGACTTCAAGCGCTGCCAGAGGCCGGTGCTCCTCTTGCACGGCTTCTTCAGCACGCGCCGAGTCCTGGAGGTGCTGGAGCACCGCCTGCGCCGCGAGGGCTACTGCGTCTGGTCCATCCACCTGGGCGGCACCATGGACCGCTTCAATACGCACCGCATCGACGAGCTGGCGCGCAAGGTCCAGGGCAAGGTGGACCGGCTCTACGAGCGCCACCCGGGCATGGGGCCGCTCACCATCATCGGCCACTCCAAGGGCGGCCTCATCGGCACGTACTACGTGAAGCGGCTGGGCGGGGACACGCGCGTGAAGAGCCTCATCACCCTGGGCACGCCGCACCGGGGCACGCGCATGGCCTACCTGGGCTGCGCGACGCTCGGCTGGTTCAGCCGCAGCATGTGGCAGCTCACGCCGACGTCGCGATTCATCAAGGGCCTGGGCGTGGGCGCCTTCCCACGCCACGTGCGGCTCACCTCCATCTACTCGCGCGACGACGTCATCGCGCCCTACCCGTCCTCCGTGCTGGACGTGGACGGCCAGCCCAACGTCTTCAACGTGGAGCTGTCGGGCGTGGTACCCCACGGCGAGCTGCTCACGCGCAGGGCCGTGTGGGAGGTCATCCAGCGCGAGCTGGCCCTGGGCTATGCTGACAGACTCGTGGCAGCACCCGTCGCCGCGCTTCCGCTCCCTCCCCTTCCGGTGGCCCTGCCCGCCGCCGCCAGCCCCTGA
- a CDS encoding AI-2E family transporter — protein sequence MSQPVEATAPDERRKRLLLLAGLWVAIAVTLFALRSVVMPFAGAALIAYLVQPLVARITRLKVAGRYVPRWVAILLIYAGFFLAVYLFFVALVPQLYREVARISREMATFASALTPEHVQGLAQRAEEWLNTYGIPVALSDRAMEGAAGSSGGFSLALDLEQMLTDTVARVTSLAKENLADIVNVSRHIVTEVLTGVFMLFFILMVAAFFSIDAQAIRRYFGTLVPAEFLPDAKTLVARIDKSLSGVVRGQVTICLVNGGLTLVGLLLFGVKFAFLLATIATLFSLIPIFGTIISSVPIVLIALADGFQKGVALLLWIIGIHALEAYFLNPKIMGEAARIHPVVVAFSLIAGEKLFGLWGALFAVPVASIAVACFDYARLKAQPPPLVAATTQQAVASTDAAPAA from the coding sequence ATGTCGCAGCCCGTGGAAGCCACCGCCCCCGACGAACGCCGCAAGCGCCTGCTCCTCCTCGCCGGGTTGTGGGTGGCCATCGCGGTGACGCTCTTCGCCCTGCGCTCGGTGGTGATGCCCTTCGCGGGCGCGGCGCTCATCGCGTACCTGGTACAGCCGCTGGTGGCGCGCATCACCCGGCTGAAGGTGGCCGGCCGCTACGTGCCGCGCTGGGTGGCCATCCTGCTCATCTACGCGGGGTTCTTCCTCGCGGTGTATCTCTTCTTCGTCGCGCTGGTGCCGCAGCTCTACCGCGAGGTGGCGCGCATCAGCCGCGAGATGGCCACCTTCGCCAGCGCGCTCACGCCGGAGCACGTGCAGGGGCTCGCGCAGCGCGCGGAGGAGTGGCTCAACACGTACGGCATCCCCGTGGCCCTGTCGGACCGGGCCATGGAGGGCGCGGCGGGGTCCTCCGGCGGCTTCAGCCTGGCGCTGGACCTGGAGCAGATGCTCACGGACACGGTGGCGCGCGTGACGTCGCTCGCGAAGGAGAACCTGGCGGACATCGTCAACGTGTCGCGCCACATCGTCACGGAGGTGCTGACCGGCGTCTTCATGCTGTTCTTCATCCTGATGGTCGCCGCGTTCTTCTCCATCGACGCGCAGGCCATCCGCCGCTACTTCGGCACGCTCGTCCCCGCGGAGTTCCTGCCGGACGCGAAGACGCTGGTGGCGCGCATCGACAAGTCGCTGTCCGGCGTGGTGCGCGGGCAGGTCACCATCTGCCTGGTGAACGGCGGCCTCACGCTGGTGGGCCTGCTCCTGTTCGGCGTGAAGTTCGCGTTCCTGCTGGCCACCATCGCCACGCTCTTCAGCCTCATCCCCATCTTCGGCACCATCATCAGCTCGGTGCCCATCGTCCTCATCGCGCTGGCGGACGGCTTCCAGAAGGGCGTCGCGCTCCTGCTGTGGATCATCGGCATCCACGCGCTGGAGGCGTACTTCCTCAACCCGAAAATCATGGGCGAGGCCGCGCGCATCCACCCCGTGGTGGTGGCCTTCTCCCTCATCGCGGGCGAGAAGCTCTTCGGCCTCTGGGGCGCGCTGTTCGCGGTGCCGGTGGCCTCCATCGCGGTGGCCTGCTTCGACTACGCGCGCCTCAAGGCGCAGCCGCCTCCGCTGGTGGCCGCGACGACCCAGCAGGCGGTCGCCTCCACGGACGCCGCCCCCGCGGCTTGA